From the Comamonas odontotermitis genome, one window contains:
- a CDS encoding helix-turn-helix transcriptional regulator yields MQIWLAQTCFAQCQFAVALFKILCNTVRTYSTFEMTKEQKQLLGSRLKAARKEAEASQEFVAETLGVTRQSVSAWETGASCPSALQLGQLAAMYCVCAHKLLFGEPFQPVRLDNYLGGGRFATAKI; encoded by the coding sequence ATGCAAATCTGGCTTGCGCAAACCTGTTTTGCGCAGTGTCAATTTGCAGTTGCACTGTTCAAAATACTGTGCAACACTGTAAGGACATACAGTACTTTTGAGATGACGAAAGAACAAAAACAGCTACTTGGAAGCAGGCTCAAAGCAGCAAGGAAGGAGGCGGAAGCGTCTCAAGAATTTGTTGCTGAGACTCTGGGTGTGACGCGGCAATCGGTGTCCGCGTGGGAGACGGGTGCAAGTTGCCCGTCAGCCCTGCAGCTAGGTCAACTGGCTGCGATGTACTGCGTTTGTGCGCACAAGCTCTTGTTTGGCGAGCCCTTTCAGCCGGTTCGCTTGGACAACTATCTTGGCGGCGGACGATTCGCTACCGCAAAAATCTAG
- a CDS encoding excalibur calcium-binding domain-containing protein — protein sequence MLILLTAWNIYTHYPEQQSPDAPNSLLSEIQADSLASPNPNFQCDGRTQCSQMTSCQEATFFLENCPSTKMDGDGDGVPCERQLCAVSKRP from the coding sequence ATGTTGATCTTGCTCACCGCATGGAACATCTACACCCACTATCCAGAGCAACAGTCCCCTGATGCTCCAAACTCCTTGCTCTCCGAAATTCAAGCGGACTCACTTGCTTCGCCGAATCCAAATTTTCAGTGTGATGGGAGAACCCAATGCTCTCAAATGACATCTTGTCAGGAAGCAACTTTCTTTCTGGAAAACTGTCCCAGTACCAAGATGGATGGCGATGGCGATGGAGTGCCGTGCGAGCGACAACTGTGTGCTGTATCAAAGCGGCCCTAG
- a CDS encoding DNA-directed RNA polymerase subunit alpha C-terminal domain-containing protein, with product MTEVSDLKKLSTRTVNALAQNGIHSVDEIMANYPIRLLRLTGFGIHALREVEAAFFPGFKYEPRSRKTKRRSSVELLIYKQSTLPPRSKK from the coding sequence ATGACAGAAGTTTCCGACCTTAAAAAGTTATCAACTCGCACTGTGAACGCACTGGCGCAGAATGGCATTCATTCGGTTGACGAGATCATGGCGAACTATCCCATAAGACTTTTGCGCCTAACAGGATTTGGAATACATGCTCTTCGAGAGGTGGAGGCTGCATTCTTTCCAGGATTCAAGTACGAACCACGTTCCCGCAAAACAAAGAGGCGGTCTAGCGTGGAACTGCTTATTTACAAGCAATCCACTCTACCGCCTCGCTCAAAAAAGTAG
- a CDS encoding toxin-antitoxin system HicB family antitoxin, translating to MEDDDLYTRITLRIPKSLHQRLSEQAKATSKSLNAEIIGSLEESANLRQQMGELHRQMQVLNQVLENTQHELSRRKKTDTDQWNTFLDESSQLRKEAELYRMRYHELATLFNAYYAVIESAFEGGKLTAEDLGAGRQVVALIAELLEQSEYRTVAQAVQHFLTGREHPVAAAAVKDAIDLLCKAGWHLSTYLDQKEAKVEGMKKRSPNNRQP from the coding sequence ATGGAAGATGACGACCTCTACACCCGAATCACATTGCGCATCCCGAAGAGCTTGCATCAACGGCTGTCCGAGCAAGCCAAGGCAACCTCTAAGAGTCTTAACGCTGAAATCATTGGATCGCTCGAGGAGTCGGCAAATCTGCGGCAGCAAATGGGTGAACTTCATAGGCAGATGCAGGTGCTCAATCAGGTGCTGGAAAACACACAACATGAGTTAAGCAGGCGGAAGAAAACGGACACAGATCAATGGAATACATTCCTCGATGAATCAAGCCAGCTGCGGAAGGAGGCCGAGCTGTATCGAATGCGATATCACGAGCTCGCTACCCTTTTCAACGCTTATTACGCGGTCATTGAGTCTGCGTTTGAAGGGGGGAAGCTGACTGCTGAAGACTTGGGCGCAGGACGGCAGGTGGTGGCGCTAATCGCTGAATTACTAGAACAGAGTGAGTACCGCACAGTTGCGCAAGCAGTTCAGCACTTCCTAACAGGTAGAGAGCATCCTGTTGCTGCTGCGGCGGTTAAAGATGCAATCGACCTGCTCTGCAAAGCTGGGTGGCATTTGAGTACGTATTTGGATCAAAAAGAAGCCAAAGTGGAAGGTATGAAGAAGCGCTCGCCAAATAACCGTCAGCCCTGA
- a CDS encoding toxin-antitoxin system HicB family antitoxin — translation MSSNQDQVTFTLRVPAALQEAAKTHAKQEHISLNSLIVRLLEREVAQKGKQ, via the coding sequence ATGAGCAGCAACCAAGATCAAGTCACCTTCACCCTGAGAGTGCCAGCCGCGTTGCAGGAGGCCGCCAAGACACATGCAAAGCAAGAGCACATCAGCCTGAATAGCCTGATCGTCCGTCTACTTGAGCGCGAAGTCGCACAGAAAGGAAAGCAATGA
- a CDS encoding KilA-N domain-containing protein: MSNSVIVLEYDGTPVRFTDEGWFNATHVAAQFDKEPFDWLRQTETVKYMVALCKAMGNSGFVPEFNKINELAEKGKDVRRLLVDLGKRTGLVKTKAGAPENGGGTWMHPKLGVPYARWLDVNFAVWCDMQIENILRGGATSPVALRMEYITGYHELHDVIQVKSAASSKPWASHMNVNKVINKTLDIQPGQRDSLPAGKLALATVAQQIACAAFAVAHDHHDGYENTKVALASLGKLLPSEGPIVIEQTAHPPTRKKRKASSVNCQPLPETRTASTVQTS; this comes from the coding sequence ATGAGCAATTCCGTCATAGTCCTCGAATACGACGGCACACCCGTGCGCTTCACGGACGAGGGCTGGTTCAACGCCACTCACGTTGCAGCCCAGTTCGACAAAGAGCCATTCGACTGGTTGCGCCAAACCGAAACCGTGAAGTACATGGTGGCGCTATGCAAGGCCATGGGCAATTCCGGTTTCGTACCGGAGTTCAACAAAATCAACGAATTAGCCGAAAAGGGGAAAGATGTTCGCCGACTATTGGTAGATCTCGGGAAGCGCACCGGTCTGGTGAAAACCAAGGCAGGAGCTCCCGAGAACGGCGGCGGTACTTGGATGCATCCAAAACTTGGCGTCCCCTACGCTCGCTGGCTCGACGTGAACTTCGCCGTGTGGTGCGATATGCAGATTGAGAACATCCTTCGCGGCGGCGCGACCTCTCCTGTAGCACTGCGGATGGAATACATCACTGGCTACCACGAACTTCATGACGTGATCCAGGTGAAGTCCGCGGCCTCTTCCAAGCCTTGGGCCTCACACATGAATGTGAATAAGGTCATCAACAAGACTCTTGATATTCAGCCGGGCCAACGTGACTCCTTGCCAGCTGGGAAACTTGCGCTTGCAACAGTAGCGCAGCAGATCGCTTGCGCTGCATTTGCAGTGGCCCACGATCATCACGACGGGTACGAAAACACGAAGGTGGCACTGGCAAGTCTTGGCAAGTTGCTGCCGAGTGAGGGTCCCATCGTGATCGAGCAAACCGCTCACCCGCCTACCCGGAAAAAGCGAAAGGCCAGCAGCGTCAACTGCCAGCCTTTGCCCGAAACCCGCACAGCGTCAACTGTGCAGACCTCTTAG
- a CDS encoding excisionase, translated as MATAKTEQPAVNAARFVTVELAATMTGLSAAAIRKRTERGVWLEGKEWRRGPDGRVWIDTKGIEAWVLQKSGMA; from the coding sequence ATGGCAACCGCAAAGACTGAGCAGCCAGCAGTGAACGCGGCCAGGTTCGTCACTGTAGAGCTGGCCGCTACGATGACCGGCCTTTCTGCTGCGGCTATTCGCAAGCGCACCGAGCGCGGCGTGTGGCTCGAAGGGAAGGAATGGCGGCGCGGGCCTGATGGGCGCGTCTGGATAGACACAAAAGGAATTGAAGCATGGGTGCTCCAAAAATCGGGAATGGCGTAG